A single genomic interval of Rosistilla ulvae harbors:
- a CDS encoding zinc-dependent alcohol dehydrogenase family protein translates to MKAAIYREFAGPVTIESVPDPAPTNRGVVIRVEATGLCRSDWHGWMGHDPDIRLPHVPGHELAGVIEAVGKQVTAWKIGQRVTLPFVCGCGTCTECAAGHQQVCDRQFQPGFTHWGSFAKYVAIDYADANLVGLPEEIDFVTAASLGCRFATAFRAIVDQGRVSAGQWVAVHGSGGVGLSAIMIASALGANVIAIDINDQKLDFARTMGAVETIDATTVDDVAAQVHTLTGGGAHLSIDALGSPTTCFNSIASLRKRGKHVQVGLMLASHKHPSIPMDKVIAGELAILGSHGMQAHRYPAMLAMIRAGKLQPEKLVAQTIDLADAPGALTSMDQHRGTGVTVIDHFG, encoded by the coding sequence ATGAAGGCAGCGATATACCGCGAGTTTGCGGGCCCCGTGACGATCGAGTCCGTCCCCGACCCGGCGCCGACCAACCGGGGTGTTGTGATTCGAGTCGAAGCGACCGGACTTTGCCGCAGCGATTGGCATGGCTGGATGGGACACGATCCCGACATCCGCTTGCCGCATGTCCCCGGACACGAACTTGCGGGTGTGATCGAAGCGGTCGGCAAACAGGTCACCGCTTGGAAGATAGGCCAACGCGTGACGCTCCCTTTTGTCTGCGGCTGCGGCACGTGCACCGAGTGCGCCGCGGGACACCAACAGGTTTGCGACCGACAGTTTCAGCCGGGGTTCACGCACTGGGGTAGCTTTGCAAAGTACGTGGCGATCGACTACGCCGATGCCAACTTGGTCGGCCTGCCCGAAGAGATCGATTTCGTGACCGCGGCAAGCCTGGGGTGCCGGTTCGCCACGGCATTCCGCGCCATCGTCGATCAAGGCAGGGTGAGTGCCGGGCAATGGGTCGCCGTTCATGGATCCGGTGGCGTCGGGCTATCGGCGATCATGATCGCCAGCGCGTTGGGAGCGAACGTTATCGCGATCGATATCAACGATCAAAAGCTCGACTTTGCCCGAACGATGGGAGCTGTCGAAACGATCGACGCCACCACCGTCGACGATGTCGCGGCACAGGTTCACACGCTCACCGGCGGCGGGGCTCATCTATCGATCGACGCATTGGGAAGCCCAACGACCTGTTTTAACTCGATCGCAAGCTTGCGAAAGCGTGGCAAACATGTCCAGGTTGGGTTGATGTTGGCCAGCCACAAACATCCATCGATTCCGATGGACAAAGTGATCGCTGGCGAACTGGCAATCCTCGGCAGCCACGGCATGCAGGCTCATCGCTACCCGGCAATGCTGGCGATGATCCGAGCCGGCAAACTGCAACCTGAAAAACTTGTCGCCCAAACAATCGACTTAGCCGATGCGCCAGGAGCACTGACCTCCATGGATCAGCATCGCGGAACGGGCGTCACGGTCATCGATCACTTCGGTTGA
- a CDS encoding NAD(P)/FAD-dependent oxidoreductase: MSHHQIVIVGGGTAGITVAARLRNANPSLDIAVIEPSQKHYYQPLWTLVGGGMFKPEESGRDEADLIPYGVTWIKSFVDSFTPQSNQLATRDGETISYDYLIVAPGIQLNWDKVKGLKQAVGKEGVCSNYSIDTVASTWESIRNMKQGVALFTQPAGAVKCGGAPQKICYLAEDYFRRNGVRDDIEVIFTTAGPRLFAVDQYREVLEKVAARKGVEPRFRHNLVEIRSESKEAVYRHMDTDEEMVIEYDMIHVTPPMSAPDFVANSELADEAGWVDVDKHTLQHTRFRNVFGIGDASSLPTSKTGAAVRKQAPVLVSNLLSLIKQEPLTASYDGYTSCPVVTGYDSLVLAEFDYSGQPAETFPFVQAKERFSMFLLKKFGLPALYWHGMLRGRA; the protein is encoded by the coding sequence ATGAGTCATCATCAAATCGTTATCGTCGGTGGCGGAACGGCTGGAATCACGGTTGCCGCGCGACTGCGAAACGCCAATCCGTCGCTTGACATCGCGGTTATCGAGCCGTCACAGAAGCATTATTACCAGCCGCTGTGGACTTTGGTCGGCGGGGGCATGTTTAAGCCCGAGGAATCGGGACGCGACGAGGCCGATCTGATCCCTTACGGTGTTACCTGGATCAAGAGCTTTGTCGATTCGTTCACGCCGCAATCCAATCAGCTGGCGACTCGCGATGGCGAAACGATCAGCTACGACTACTTGATCGTTGCCCCCGGCATTCAGCTCAATTGGGACAAGGTCAAAGGCTTGAAACAGGCTGTCGGCAAGGAGGGTGTGTGCAGCAACTATTCGATCGACACGGTGGCCAGCACTTGGGAATCGATTCGCAACATGAAACAGGGCGTGGCGTTGTTCACGCAGCCTGCCGGTGCGGTCAAGTGCGGTGGGGCGCCACAGAAGATATGCTATTTGGCGGAGGATTATTTCCGGCGCAATGGGGTTCGCGACGACATCGAAGTCATCTTCACCACTGCGGGGCCTCGCCTGTTTGCGGTGGATCAGTATCGCGAGGTGCTCGAAAAAGTAGCGGCGCGAAAAGGCGTTGAACCTCGGTTTCGCCATAACCTTGTCGAGATCCGATCTGAATCCAAAGAAGCAGTCTATCGGCACATGGACACCGACGAAGAGATGGTCATCGAATATGACATGATTCACGTCACGCCCCCGATGAGTGCCCCCGATTTTGTCGCCAACAGTGAATTGGCTGACGAAGCAGGCTGGGTCGATGTCGACAAACACACGCTGCAACATACGCGGTTTCGCAACGTCTTCGGGATCGGAGATGCTTCGAGTTTGCCGACTTCCAAAACCGGCGCAGCGGTGCGCAAACAAGCTCCTGTGTTGGTCAGCAATTTACTCTCCCTGATCAAACAAGAGCCGCTGACTGCAAGCTATGATGGTTACACATCCTGCCCCGTGGTGACAGGTTACGACAGCTTGGTCTTAGCCGAATTCGATTACAGCGGGCAACCGGCGGAAACCTTTCCGTTTGTACAGGCGAAGGAACGCTTCAGCATGTTCCTTTTGAAGAAGTTCGGTCTCCCCGCACTTTACTGGCACGGTATGCTGCGTGGCCGCGCCTGA
- a CDS encoding DUF1641 domain-containing protein has protein sequence METTVQRPSLADRLNDQHTAEVLHRLLDHAETLDQALTAAGELPNLLAIAVDVFDAVSRNASQAGIDIEQRGTRLMQLMLQITEPANLEALERLVARLPKLAEGSALLDEMPNLIATAVDVFDEWATQVKAEGIDLEQSVRQGLHAALYLGGQIRKEELDRIGYLLRSDVLSEHSVSTVGMAGSALSSCHRGTCEHPVPKRVGFLGLLGAIRDPNTQRALSFGLQFAKCFGGVLDQQPASDRCPPTPSNH, from the coding sequence ATGGAAACGACAGTTCAAAGACCTTCTTTAGCCGATCGGTTGAACGATCAGCATACGGCGGAAGTCCTGCATCGTTTGCTAGATCATGCCGAGACGCTCGATCAGGCGCTAACCGCCGCGGGCGAGTTGCCGAATTTGCTGGCGATCGCGGTGGACGTTTTCGATGCGGTCAGTCGCAATGCGTCGCAGGCGGGGATCGACATCGAACAGCGTGGAACGCGGTTGATGCAACTGATGCTTCAGATTACTGAGCCGGCGAATCTGGAGGCGCTCGAGCGACTGGTGGCTCGCTTGCCGAAGCTCGCCGAAGGGAGTGCGTTGTTGGATGAAATGCCGAACCTGATCGCAACCGCGGTCGATGTCTTCGACGAATGGGCAACGCAGGTGAAAGCCGAAGGCATCGACTTGGAACAAAGTGTCCGACAAGGCCTGCACGCTGCGTTGTACTTGGGTGGGCAGATCCGCAAAGAGGAACTCGATCGGATCGGTTATTTGCTGAGGTCCGATGTTCTTAGCGAGCACTCGGTTTCGACGGTGGGGATGGCTGGATCCGCACTTTCGAGTTGTCATCGCGGTACGTGTGAGCATCCGGTCCCGAAACGCGTTGGCTTCTTGGGGCTGTTGGGGGCGATTCGCGATCCCAACACGCAACGTGCACTTTCGTTTGGATTGCAATTCGCGAAATGCTTTGGCGGTGTGCTGGACCAGCAACCGGCAAGCGATCGATGTCCTCCCACTCCTTCTAACCATTGA
- a CDS encoding YihY/virulence factor BrkB family protein has product MSEESAAENVDCGFCPADARIALLTRQSHGLPKTDLFGVFQRPLHHTLAAALAYYTAFALPPLLYLLLSVLTYGLSVAYESDRAHSKAEAVLEDQAADMLGNPAAADGITTILQQNRESSGTWWKTAISFLGIIVGATGVVGALQDALNRVWEVKPDPNASTLRTILSKRLLSFAMILGLGFLLLVSLVVSSVLSTAGQQLGEVIGISGIVARTVNYGVQAAVVFTIFAAIFRFMPDADVRWRDVMVGAAITTALFLVGRFGMQIYFGYSEPGAQLGSAAASLAVILVWVYYSAMIVLLGAEATQVYAIRFGHGIQPENHAVQVVEQVRHSRS; this is encoded by the coding sequence GTGTCTGAAGAATCCGCGGCCGAGAATGTCGATTGCGGGTTTTGCCCGGCAGACGCACGCATCGCACTCCTAACTCGGCAATCGCATGGACTTCCTAAAACAGACCTTTTCGGAGTTTTCCAAAGACCGCTGCACCACACGCTGGCCGCGGCATTAGCCTACTACACAGCCTTTGCCCTGCCACCGCTGCTTTACCTGCTTTTATCGGTGCTGACCTACGGATTATCGGTCGCCTACGAAAGCGACAGGGCGCACTCCAAAGCGGAAGCTGTACTGGAGGACCAAGCGGCGGACATGCTTGGAAATCCAGCGGCTGCCGACGGGATAACCACGATTTTGCAGCAAAACCGCGAATCGAGCGGCACGTGGTGGAAGACGGCGATCAGTTTCTTGGGCATCATCGTCGGAGCGACCGGCGTTGTCGGAGCGTTGCAAGACGCGTTGAACCGCGTGTGGGAAGTCAAACCCGATCCCAATGCATCGACGCTGCGGACGATCCTCAGCAAACGCCTGCTCTCCTTTGCGATGATCTTGGGACTGGGATTTCTGCTGCTCGTCTCCCTCGTCGTCTCGTCGGTTCTTTCCACCGCAGGCCAACAATTGGGAGAAGTCATCGGGATCAGCGGCATCGTGGCTCGCACCGTCAACTACGGCGTTCAGGCTGCTGTGGTGTTTACCATCTTCGCGGCGATCTTTCGATTTATGCCCGACGCCGACGTCCGCTGGCGCGACGTGATGGTGGGGGCAGCGATTACGACAGCCCTGTTTTTGGTGGGCCGGTTCGGCATGCAAATCTATTTCGGATACAGCGAACCTGGGGCGCAGCTAGGATCCGCTGCCGCTTCGCTGGCGGTGATCCTTGTCTGGGTCTACTACAGCGCGATGATCGTGTTGCTGGGAGCCGAAGCCACTCAGGTCTACGCCATCCGCTTCGGCCACGGGATTCAACCCGAGAATCACGCGGTTCAAGTTGTCGAACAGGTCCGCCATTCTCGATCGTAG
- a CDS encoding DsrE family protein, giving the protein MKRSISLLTILFVSLLAIAHASAQNQPGERRGLGFGGGRGAGFGHGKGMRHRADADEKAGSSRQLVYPVIANHGGVVPLPKAVQQPRAGTKLVVDLTSGGDPEQLNAGVEKLARYLNIYAGAGAKPAAAKIAVVFHGGATLAVLNEDAYTAKFKTASNPNLKLLRQLHDAGVELFVCGQALSGQGGAPDEVVDFIDVAVSALTAIVNLQSDGYAYIPLAIATPKPAPAARAASASSADKSVDAPNDRNR; this is encoded by the coding sequence ATGAAACGAAGCATTTCATTGTTAACAATCCTGTTTGTTAGCCTCTTGGCGATCGCGCACGCATCGGCGCAAAACCAACCTGGCGAACGACGCGGTTTGGGGTTTGGTGGTGGCCGAGGGGCTGGTTTCGGACATGGAAAAGGGATGCGGCACCGTGCGGACGCCGACGAGAAGGCGGGCTCGTCTCGCCAGCTGGTATATCCCGTCATTGCGAATCATGGCGGAGTCGTCCCCTTGCCCAAGGCGGTTCAGCAGCCTCGGGCCGGGACAAAGCTGGTTGTCGATCTGACAAGTGGCGGCGATCCCGAGCAATTGAATGCGGGAGTCGAGAAGCTTGCGAGGTATTTGAATATCTACGCCGGTGCCGGAGCGAAACCTGCCGCTGCCAAGATCGCAGTCGTCTTTCACGGTGGCGCAACGCTGGCGGTGTTGAATGAAGACGCTTACACAGCAAAGTTCAAAACGGCCAGCAATCCTAACTTGAAACTTTTGCGGCAACTGCATGATGCTGGCGTCGAACTCTTCGTCTGTGGTCAAGCATTAAGCGGTCAAGGCGGTGCCCCCGACGAAGTCGTCGACTTCATCGACGTCGCGGTTTCTGCGCTGACTGCGATTGTGAATCTACAGTCCGATGGCTACGCGTACATTCCACTTGCCATCGCGACTCCGAAACCTGCGCCTGCAGCGCGCGCGGCGTCAGCGTCCAGTGCCGACAAAAGTGTTGATGCCCCCAACGATCGCAACCGCTAG
- a CDS encoding cytochrome-c peroxidase, whose product MTFTTRALIEPLALAILILGITNIHAQDFASLPKTASLPGDTQEKIELGKKLFFDPRLSSTGTVSCNTCHNVMEGGDDGRATSMGVDGLTGPRNAPTVWNSAFQASQFWDGRAATLEEQAKGPMVADVEMGMLAHDQVIRRIEDIPGYIREFQSVYGKDSEVTIENAVDAIAAFERVLITPNSPLDRYLAGDKDAMSPAQIRGMQLFESTGCTECHSGPALNGWQPDGEAEFAHFPRIPESDYVTKYDLIADLGRSNASGDPADDHHYKTPTLRNITLTAPYFHNGRVSSLSEACRLMAATQLDVELSESEVADLTAFMEALEGEFPELSFPRLPSRSGESVIRASAGKPRRDES is encoded by the coding sequence ATGACCTTCACGACAAGAGCACTCATCGAACCACTCGCACTTGCGATCTTGATTCTGGGAATCACCAACATCCACGCCCAGGATTTTGCTTCGCTGCCAAAGACCGCTTCCTTGCCGGGAGACACCCAAGAGAAGATCGAACTGGGAAAGAAGCTCTTCTTTGATCCTCGCTTGTCATCCACGGGAACGGTCTCGTGCAATACATGCCACAACGTGATGGAAGGTGGCGACGATGGCCGGGCAACCTCGATGGGCGTCGACGGACTGACGGGGCCACGCAACGCACCGACCGTCTGGAACTCTGCTTTTCAAGCCTCCCAGTTTTGGGACGGTCGCGCCGCGACGCTCGAAGAACAAGCCAAAGGCCCAATGGTCGCCGACGTCGAAATGGGCATGCTCGCTCACGACCAAGTGATCCGTCGCATCGAAGACATCCCTGGATACATCCGCGAATTCCAAAGTGTCTATGGCAAGGATAGCGAGGTCACGATCGAAAACGCCGTCGACGCGATCGCTGCATTCGAACGGGTTCTGATCACGCCCAATTCGCCCCTGGACCGCTATCTCGCCGGTGACAAGGATGCGATGAGTCCGGCTCAAATCCGCGGCATGCAGTTGTTCGAATCGACCGGTTGCACCGAGTGTCATTCCGGGCCCGCGCTGAATGGCTGGCAGCCCGATGGGGAAGCGGAGTTCGCTCACTTTCCGCGAATTCCCGAATCGGATTACGTCACAAAATACGACTTGATCGCCGACCTTGGGCGTTCCAACGCGTCGGGCGATCCCGCAGATGATCATCACTACAAGACGCCGACGCTGCGGAACATCACGCTTACGGCTCCCTATTTTCACAATGGTCGCGTGAGCTCCTTGTCCGAAGCATGCCGATTGATGGCGGCTACGCAGCTGGACGTCGAGCTAAGCGAATCGGAGGTCGCCGACCTGACGGCATTCATGGAAGCGTTGGAGGGTGAATTTCCCGAACTCAGCTTTCCACGCTTGCCATCGCGTTCGGGTGAATCGGTGATTCGCGCGTCGGCGGGAAAACCGCGTCGCGACGAAAGCTAG